The region TACGAGCCCGTAAAGGTAGTCGGAGACTCGAAATGGAGAGTGCTTCCGACGCTGAAGCGGTCGGAGATCCGGAAGAGTCCGCCCCCGACCAGGAGAAGCCCGAACCCTCCGCCGTCGGCGGTCACGTTGAATATGTAATCATGGATGTGAACATAATGGATGCCGGCGGTCAACCCCAGGGATAGCTTCTCGTCGACGGTATAGCCGACAGAACTGAACAACGCATGGGCCTTGACGCTTCGGCCGGCCTCGAAAAATCGCCCCGTACCTTCGGGAAAATTCTCGGTCGCCTCTGGAACCTTGAGAGACAAATTGAGATCGAACAGGTTGGCGTAGCCGAAGGCAAGACTGGCCGCCCCGGTTGAAAAACCGGCCGAGGCGAACGACGGAACAATCGTCTGGCCGTCGTAGTCGATGCCGGCCAGCCAGGTGGTATTCAACCGTTGCGTTGCTTCGATGTAGAGCTCAAGGTTGGGATAATTCAGCGCAGCAGGATTCGCGAACGGGGCTCCCGGCATTCCCAACCCGGCTACGCCCGCGCCACCTGAGGCCCAGAAGCCGGAACCGAATCTGGAAAAGGATTCGGGGAGTATGATGTTCACCTCCGTACCGCTGCGGGAACCTGCGGCGGGAGCGGTAGATGAGGTGCCAAGCAAGAGAATTGCCAGACAAGCGAGACTATGGGAGATCTTGATAATCGCATTCATGGAAATCCTCCGCTTGGTTGACAATGTATCAAACGCGCTCTAACGTTTTAGAAAGTGGTCGTAGAGCAGCCGCGAGATCCTGGCCACGGCGAGCGTCGCGCGATTATCGACCTGCTCGCCGGGGTCCTTAGAGTCCGAGCAAAAGATCGCATATGCGTAACGCCCCTTTGAGCATCCCACGATTCCCACATCGTTCTTGACCTCGTCCAGGGATCCGGTCTTGTTACCGATCCAGAGGGTTGAGTCATCCTGGAACGGAAGGAGCCGGGCCGCCATGAGAATATCCTGCTGATTTCGCAGGATCGCCACCATTGAATCGCAGCTCTTCCGGTCGACGATTTCTCCCCGGGCAATGAGCTCGAGCAGTTTCACCATGTCGGCGGGAGAGCTGACACCCAATCCGAAGCGCCGCGCTTCCTCGGTTTTTTTCTTCGTGCGAAACGAGTAAACCTTATTGAGCAATTTCGTGTGGGCCAGCCCCAGTTCCCTCATTGTAGAATTTACCGCTTCGAGCTTCTCATCATGCTCCCTCCCGAACTGGTCGATGACATAGTTCGTCGCAGTGTTGTCGCTAAGTATGATCATCAGCGTTGCGACATCGATCAGTTTCAGGCTCTGCCCTCCATGCACATACTGCAGAATCCCCGAGCCCGGCTTCCTGACGCTGTCTGCAAGGAGGACCGGCTTGTCCCCCAGAGTGGGCTCCTTCTCCAAACGATAAAAGAGTGTCACGAGAACAGGCAGCTTGATCACGCTCGCGGTCGGAAAGAGCGAGTCGGCATTCACTGAGATGCGCTCACCCGACCCGAGGTCTACCGCGGAGACTCCCACTCGCCCGCCGAATTCGGCCGCGAACCCCCTAATGCGCTCCTCGAGCCCCTCCCGATTCTGGGCTTGAAGGACCAGGGGAGCAAGGATGAAAAGGAGAATAATCCTCAAGTATCTTGTTCCGGACATTTCATTTGCCGCTTTGCATTCCCACGCAGAGCGTGGGAACGAGGATGATTCGGGCTTGGTAGCCGCAGCCTTTAGGCTGCGGTTAAAAGCCCACGACCTGAAGGTCGTGGCTACCGTTGCCTCTGGCGGTTTCGCTTGGTAGCCGCAGCCTTTAGGCTGCGGTCCGCGACCTGAGGGTCGCGGATTTTATTGACGGTCGTGGGGATCCTTCGCGGAGTTTACCCCGCGAAGGCGGGGCTCAGGATGACAATTGGGTCTTACCCCTCCCCCTTTGCATCCCGTGTCATCAGATCCGAGGTCGCGGCGATGGGGTCCTTGTCTTCGAAGAGAACCTCGAAGACTTCGTTGCTGATCGGCAACTCCACGTTGTATTTCACGGAAAGATCGTGGACCGACCGGGTCGTCGCCACCCCCTCGGCGACCATCACCATGTCCGCGAGCACGGCGCGCAATTTCCTCCCCTTTCCGATCTCCTCTCCCACGTGCCGGTTCCGGCTGTGCTTGCTCATGCAGGTTGCGATAAGATCGCCGATACCGGACAGCCCGGCGAAGGTCCTTTGCTGGGCGCCCATCACCGTTCCGAGCCTCGAGAGTTCCACCGTCGCGCGGGTCATGATTGCGGCTTTCGTGTTGTCCCCGAATCCGGCCCCGTCGGCGATGCCCGCGCCGATCGCGATCACGTTCTTGATCGACCCCGCCAGTTCGACGCCACGGATGTCGTCGCTCGAATAGACCCTGAAATACGGGGTCATGAACGCCTGCTGCACCTTCTTCGCAACCCCCAGATCGGTCGAGGCGGCAACGACCGCGGTCGGGACCTGCCTGCTCACTTCTTCGGCGAAGCTCGGACCGGAAAGGGTGACGATGTTCTCCTGCCTGACGGTGGGCAGCACGTCCAGCAACACGCCGGACATCGTCATCAGGGAACTGTTCTCGATCCCTTTCGAGACGTTGACGATCGTCGTGGAGGTGAAATCGTGGCTCCGGAGCCGCTCACCGATCGGGCGGATGAATTGAACCGGCACGGCGGCGACGAGCAGGTCGCAGTGCGAGACCGATTGTTCGAGGTCGCTGGTGATTTCGATATTGCCGGGGATTTTGACGCCGGGAAGGAGCGTGCGGTTCTCCCGGCTCGCGATGATCGCCTGGGCATGGTCCTCGCGATGCGCCCAGAGAATCACCTGGTGGGAATTGGAGCTGAGCAGGACGGCGAGCGTTGTACCCCAACTGCCGGCACCCAGCACCGTGATGCGCATCGGAGGTTCTTGGCGAGGTTTACGTGTTCGGGCGACGCCCGCTCCCGTCCCTGTTCTTTCTGAGGAGGGGAACATGCGTAAGCCGGTTTTCAGTGCCGGCCAGCAGGCGCTTGATGTTCGAGCGGTGCGTGAAGATCAGCAACAGGGAGATCCCGACGCTGAAGAAGATCAGCGTGTGATACCCCTGTAAATCCGCGTGAAAGAGGTTGTGGCGGAAGAGCATCGTCAAAGGAAACGCGACCGCAGCCGTGATGGACCCGAGGGAGACGTACCTCGAAATCAGAAAGACGAGCGAAAAAACGCCGATCGCGACGAGCAACTCAATTGTGGCAAGTCCGAGAAGGACTCCGCCCGCGGTGGCGATCCCTTTTCCGCCGCGGAACCCGCCGAAGGCGGTCCAGACGTGGCCGAGAATCGCGGCGCATCCGGCGATAATCTGAATGACAGTGAAATCTTCGAACGGCGTCCGGTTTGTGAAGGGAGTCGGCCCGTACATCAGCTTCGTCACGAGCATCGTCGCGACATACCCCTTCAGGATGTCGAGGGCGATCACGAGCAGCCCGAGTTTGGGGCCGAGGACCCGGAATACGTTTGTTCCGCCGGCATTTCCGCTGCCATGCTTGCGAATGTCTATCCCCCGCGAAAGCTTCGAGACGATGATGCTCGTGGGGATCGATCCGACGAAATAGCTTAAAATAACGACGATTGCAAGTGGCAGCATGAAAAACCCTTTAAAGTGTGCTATTTAACTCCATTTAAGATACTAAATTTAAGCATTAAATCAAGATGTGTGTGCTGAGGATCGCTTCCGCGTTGCGATCAGCTTTGCGAGCTCATAATCCTCGGGGGTCGTAATCTTGATGTTTTCGTAGGCGCCCGGGACGATTGCGACCGTCTTCCCTGTCCGTTCCACCAGGCTCGCCTCGTCGGTACCGGTGAACCCGTCCGCATCGGAATGCTCAAAAGCGCCGCGGAGGTCGGCATACCTGAAGGCCTGGGGGGTCTGCGCGATCCAGAGCTCGTCCCGGGGGGGCGTCGATTGTACCAACCCTCCGGCACCCGCGATCTTGATGGTGTCGGTGACGGGGATCGCGATCAGAGCGGCATCCGCGCGGCTCAGGGCGGCCAGGACATCCTGAACGATTTTGACGTCGATGAACGGCCGGACCGCGTCGTGCACGATGACGGTCTCCACGCTGAGACCCTCGAGCAACCGGAGCCCGTTCCTGACCGAATCCTGGCGCCGTATGCCCCCTTCGGCGACCGCAAGGACCTTCGAAAAACGGTACTGCGTCACAATTTTCCTCATCTCCCCGATCTGGTCTTTTCCGACAACCAGGACGATCGAGTCGACTTCCGGGCAATTCTGAAAATGTTCGATGGTCCAGGCGACGATCGGCTTTCCGTCAAGGTCGAAAAACTGCTTGGGACCACGGGGGCCCATACGGACCCCCCGCCCCGCCGCAGGAATCACAACGCCAACTCTCCCGTTTTGCAGCACGGATCAGGCTCTCAGATGATGAGCATTGCGTCGCCGTAGCTGTAGAAACGCCACCGCTCCTTGATCGCTTTCTTATACGCCCGCATGACGAAATCCCGGCCGGCGAAGGCGCAGGAGAGCATCAGCAGGGTCGATTCCGGCATGTGGAAGTTCGTAATCAGGTGGTCGACGATCTTGAAGTCGTACGGCGGAAAGATGAACTTGTCCGTCCAGCCCTTGTTCGCTTTCAGGTGCCCGGTCGTCGTCACGCTCGATTCGATGGCCCTGGTCGTGCTCGTCCCCGCCACGAACACGTTCCCCCGGCTGTCGATCGTCCGGTTGACGATGTCCACGGTGAACTGCGGGATCTCGTAGTACTCGGAGTCCATCTTGTGCTTCGAGAGGTCCTCCACCTCGACGGGGCGGAACGAACCGAGTCCGAGGTGCAGGGTGACGGGGGCGACCTTCACTCCCTTCTTCTCCAGCTGGGCGAGAAGCCGCTTCGTAAAATGGAGGCCGGCGGTGGGCGCCGCGACCGAACCGATGTTCTTCGCATAGACCGTCTGGTAATACTCCTTGTCGGATTCCTCCGGCTCCCGCTTGATGTAATGCGGAAGCGGCGTCATCCCGATCCGTTCGATGACCTTGAAGAGATCGTTCTTGTAATTGAACCTCACCGTCCGGCCGCGGGAGGTCGTATTATCGATCACCTCGCACCAGATCTTCCCGTCGTCGAAATAGATCTTGTTCCCGATGCGCACCTTCCGCGCCGGATCGACGATCACGTCCCAGATATTCTCCTCGGGGTTGAGTTCCCGGAGAAGGAAGACCTCGATTTTCGCGTTCGTCTTCTCCTTCTTGCCGAAGAGCCGCGCGGGGAAGACTTTCGTCTGGTTGACCACCAGGCAATCGCCTTTCTTGAAATAGTCGGCGACGTCGGTGAACCGTTTCTCGTCGATGCTGTCGAGAGCGCGATTCAACACCATCAGCCGCGAGGAATCCCTCGGTTTTGCCGGATGTTTGGCGATGAGGTTCCGGGGGAGCGGATACTTGAAATCAGAGAGCTTCATTGGGGAGCACCTTCAGTGTTATTGAGACTTTTTGGTTGCGCGAAGCGCGGCCTGGGCCGCGGCAAGCCGGGCGATCGGAACGCGATAGGGCGAACAGCTGACATAGTTGACGCCGAGCTGGGAACAGAACTCCACCGACTTCGGGTCGCCCCCGTGCTCGCCGCAGATGCCGATCTTGATGTCGGCCCTGGTGGACCGCCCTCCCTCGACGGCTATTTTCATGAGCACCCCCACTCCCTTCCGGTCGAGCGTCTGGAACGGATCGGTGTCGATGATGCGGTGATCGATGTAGAGGGGGAGGAAGCTCCCCGCGTCGTCGCGGGAGACCCCGAGCGTGGTCTGGGTCAGGTCGTTCGTGCCGAACGAGAAGAACTCCGCGACTCCCGCGATCGCGTCGGCCGTGATCGCCGCGCGGGGAAGCTCGATCATCGTGCCGACGAGATAGGAAACCCGCTCTCCCCTCTCCCGGAACACCTCTTCCGCGACGCGGCGGACAATCTTTTCCTGCTCCTCGAGCTCCCTGACGAAGCCCACGAGGGGGATCATCACTTCGGGATGGACGTCTATTCCTTCCCGCTTCGCCTGGCATGCGGCTTCAAAGATCGCGCGGGCCTGCATCTCCGTGATCTCGGGGAAGACGATCCCGAGCCTGCATCCCCGGTTCCCGAGCATCGGATTGAATTCCTTGAGCTGGCTGATTCTCTGAACGATCCGCTCCGCGGGGACCCCTATCTTCTGCGAAAGCTCCCGGATCTCCTTCTCCTCGTGCGGAAGAAACTCGTGCAGCGGCGGGTCGAGCGTCCGGATCGTCACCGGACGGTCCTGCATCACGCGGAAGATTCCGGCGAAATCCTCGCGCTGCATCGGAAGCAGCTTGTCGAGCGCCCGGCGCCTTCCCGCGCGGTCGTCGGCCAGGATCATCTCCCGGACGGCGTCGATGCGGTCGCCCCCGAAAAACATGTGCTCGGTCCTGCAGAGTCCGATCCCCTCCGCTCCGAAAGCGATCGCCACTTCACTCTGGTCGGGCTGGTCGGCGTTGGTTCGTACTTTCAGCACCCGGAATTTATCGGACCACTCCATCAGTTTGCGGAACATCCCATAGACGGGGGAGTCGTCCCCCGCCAGTTCCTTCGTCACGAGAACCCGGATGATGTCCGAGGGCTTCGTCTCGATGCGGCCGCTGATTACCTCGCCCGTCGTCCCGTCGATCGAGAGGAAATCGCCCTGCCGGATGACCGATCCGTTCACCCGCATCGTCTTGCTGACATAATCGAGGTCGAGCGCGCCGCATCCCGCGATGCAGACCTTCCCCATCTGTCGCGCCACGAGCGCGGCATGGGAAGTCATGCCTCCCCGTGCGGTGAGGATCCCTTCGGAGGCGTCCATCCCCTTGATGTCTTCCGGAGAAGTCTCCATTCGGACAAGAATGACCGCTTCGCCCCTCTGCTTCCATTCCTCGGCATCCGAGGCGCTGAAGACCACTTTGCCCGTGGCGGCGCCCGGGCCGGCGTTCAGGCCTTTGGCGAGGAGGCGCCCGCCCCTGACCGCCTTCGTCTTTTCTTCGGAATCGAACACCGGCCGCAGGAGCTGGTTCAACTGTTCCGGCTCGACGCGGATGAGCGCCTCCGCCGGTTTGATCAGCTTCTCGGCGACCATCTCGACCGCGATCCTCAACGCCGCGAGGCCGGTCCGCTTCCCGTTGCGCGTCTGCAGCATATAGAGTTTCCCGCGCTCGATCGTGAATTCGAAATCCTGCATGTCGTGGTAGTGGCGCTCGAGCCGCTTCCGGACCTTCAACAACTGGGCGTGGATCCTGGGATAAATGTCGGCGAGCCCGGAGATTTCGATCGGCGTCCGGGTTCCCGCGACGACGTCTTCTCCCTGCGCGTTCAGGAGGAATTCGCCGTAGAACGAGTTTTCGCCCGAGGCGGGATTCCGCGTGAACGCGACCCCGGTCCCGGAGTTTTCCCCCATGTTGCCGAACACCATCGCCTGAACGTTCACGGCCGTGCCCCAGTGCTCGGGGATCTGGTTCATCTTCCGGTAGGCGATGGCCCGCTCGTTCATCCACGACTTGAAGACCGCGTCGACGGCGCCCCAGAGCTGCTGCAGGGGATCCTGGGGAAAGTCGACACGAAGCTTCTTCCTGATTTCGGCCTGGAAGAGGCCGACCAGCTCGCGAAGGTCGGCGGCGGTCAGGTCGGTGTCGTTCTGGACTCCGCGCGACGCCTTCTTCGCCTCGATGATCACTTCGAACGGGTCCCGGTCGTTCTCGGTCGCGGGCTTGAGGCCGAGGACGACGTCCCCGTACATCTGGACGAGCCGGCGGTAGGAATCATACGCGAACCGCTCGTTTCCGGTTTTCGCGACGAGGCCCTTGACGGTCTGCTCGTTCAGTCCGAGGTTGAGGATGGTGTCCATCATCCCGGGCATCGAAGCGGGCGCGCCGGAACGCACCGACACGAGGAGGGGGTTTTTCGGGTCTCCGAATTTCTTGCCTGTGCTGCGCTCGACCCGGCGAAGGGCCTCCAGGACTTTCTT is a window of Bacteroidota bacterium DNA encoding:
- the ispD gene encoding 2-C-methyl-D-erythritol 4-phosphate cytidylyltransferase translates to MLQNGRVGVVIPAAGRGVRMGPRGPKQFFDLDGKPIVAWTIEHFQNCPEVDSIVLVVGKDQIGEMRKIVTQYRFSKVLAVAEGGIRRQDSVRNGLRLLEGLSVETVIVHDAVRPFIDVKIVQDVLAALSRADAALIAIPVTDTIKIAGAGGLVQSTPPRDELWIAQTPQAFRYADLRGAFEHSDADGFTGTDEASLVERTGKTVAIVPGAYENIKITTPEDYELAKLIATRKRSSAHTS
- the plsY gene encoding glycerol-3-phosphate 1-O-acyltransferase PlsY: MLPLAIVVILSYFVGSIPTSIIVSKLSRGIDIRKHGSGNAGGTNVFRVLGPKLGLLVIALDILKGYVATMLVTKLMYGPTPFTNRTPFEDFTVIQIIAGCAAILGHVWTAFGGFRGGKGIATAGGVLLGLATIELLVAIGVFSLVFLISRYVSLGSITAAVAFPLTMLFRHNLFHADLQGYHTLIFFSVGISLLLIFTHRSNIKRLLAGTENRLTHVPLLRKNRDGSGRRPNT
- the ppdK gene encoding pyruvate, phosphate dikinase produces the protein MSRKYIYSFGGGKADGKADMKLLLGGKGANLAEMTNIGLPVPPGFTITTEMCAYVRDHKGATPRGFRKKVLEALRRVERSTGKKFGDPKNPLLVSVRSGAPASMPGMMDTILNLGLNEQTVKGLVAKTGNERFAYDSYRRLVQMYGDVVLGLKPATENDRDPFEVIIEAKKASRGVQNDTDLTAADLRELVGLFQAEIRKKLRVDFPQDPLQQLWGAVDAVFKSWMNERAIAYRKMNQIPEHWGTAVNVQAMVFGNMGENSGTGVAFTRNPASGENSFYGEFLLNAQGEDVVAGTRTPIEISGLADIYPRIHAQLLKVRKRLERHYHDMQDFEFTIERGKLYMLQTRNGKRTGLAALRIAVEMVAEKLIKPAEALIRVEPEQLNQLLRPVFDSEEKTKAVRGGRLLAKGLNAGPGAATGKVVFSASDAEEWKQRGEAVILVRMETSPEDIKGMDASEGILTARGGMTSHAALVARQMGKVCIAGCGALDLDYVSKTMRVNGSVIRQGDFLSIDGTTGEVISGRIETKPSDIIRVLVTKELAGDDSPVYGMFRKLMEWSDKFRVLKVRTNADQPDQSEVAIAFGAEGIGLCRTEHMFFGGDRIDAVREMILADDRAGRRRALDKLLPMQREDFAGIFRVMQDRPVTIRTLDPPLHEFLPHEEKEIRELSQKIGVPAERIVQRISQLKEFNPMLGNRGCRLGIVFPEITEMQARAIFEAACQAKREGIDVHPEVMIPLVGFVRELEEQEKIVRRVAEEVFRERGERVSYLVGTMIELPRAAITADAIAGVAEFFSFGTNDLTQTTLGVSRDDAGSFLPLYIDHRIIDTDPFQTLDRKGVGVLMKIAVEGGRSTRADIKIGICGEHGGDPKSVEFCSQLGVNYVSCSPYRVPIARLAAAQAALRATKKSQ
- a CDS encoding NAD(P)H-dependent glycerol-3-phosphate dehydrogenase, whose product is MRITVLGAGSWGTTLAVLLSSNSHQVILWAHREDHAQAIIASRENRTLLPGVKIPGNIEITSDLEQSVSHCDLLVAAVPVQFIRPIGERLRSHDFTSTTIVNVSKGIENSSLMTMSGVLLDVLPTVRQENIVTLSGPSFAEEVSRQVPTAVVAASTDLGVAKKVQQAFMTPYFRVYSSDDIRGVELAGSIKNVIAIGAGIADGAGFGDNTKAAIMTRATVELSRLGTVMGAQQRTFAGLSGIGDLIATCMSKHSRNRHVGEEIGKGRKLRAVLADMVMVAEGVATTRSVHDLSVKYNVELPISNEVFEVLFEDKDPIAATSDLMTRDAKGEG
- a CDS encoding serine hydrolase; this translates as MSGTRYLRIILLFILAPLVLQAQNREGLEERIRGFAAEFGGRVGVSAVDLGSGERISVNADSLFPTASVIKLPVLVTLFYRLEKEPTLGDKPVLLADSVRKPGSGILQYVHGGQSLKLIDVATLMIILSDNTATNYVIDQFGREHDEKLEAVNSTMRELGLAHTKLLNKVYSFRTKKKTEEARRFGLGVSSPADMVKLLELIARGEIVDRKSCDSMVAILRNQQDILMAARLLPFQDDSTLWIGNKTGSLDEVKNDVGIVGCSKGRYAYAIFCSDSKDPGEQVDNRATLAVARISRLLYDHFLKR
- the queA gene encoding tRNA preQ1(34) S-adenosylmethionine ribosyltransferase-isomerase QueA; this encodes MKLSDFKYPLPRNLIAKHPAKPRDSSRLMVLNRALDSIDEKRFTDVADYFKKGDCLVVNQTKVFPARLFGKKEKTNAKIEVFLLRELNPEENIWDVIVDPARKVRIGNKIYFDDGKIWCEVIDNTTSRGRTVRFNYKNDLFKVIERIGMTPLPHYIKREPEESDKEYYQTVYAKNIGSVAAPTAGLHFTKRLLAQLEKKGVKVAPVTLHLGLGSFRPVEVEDLSKHKMDSEYYEIPQFTVDIVNRTIDSRGNVFVAGTSTTRAIESSVTTTGHLKANKGWTDKFIFPPYDFKIVDHLITNFHMPESTLLMLSCAFAGRDFVMRAYKKAIKERWRFYSYGDAMLII